ACGTTGCCGCGCAGGATGAATTTCTTGAAGCCGTCTAACATGTTCGTCCTCCCAAGTCTCGATTCTGGCCAATGTATTTCACAGCGGGCAGATGGTCAAGGGCGAGCAGTTTGGCTCACGCGATGGGCCGGTTGAGGCTGAGATCCCTCTCTTCGCCTGAAATGCGGCTCGGCTCGGGATGACAACCGCTTTAGGTGCGGATACGCTAACGGTTCAGATTCTCATCGGCATGACGATGTAGCGGTATTTGTAGTCGTCGCCTTCGGCGGGGCGGAATTGGCCGGCGGACTGGGCATCTTTGAGTTCGAGGCGGACTTCGCTGGTGCCGGCGGCTTTCAGGAAATCGATTAGATATTGTGCATTGAAGCCGATGGTAAGCGGGTCGCCGGTGTAGGGGGCTTCGATCGAGTCTTCGGACTCGCCGGTTTCGGTGGAGGAGGCGGAGAGCTTGAGTTCGCCTTTTTCCAGTTTTAGGCGGACGGCGCGCGAACGCTCGTCGGCGAACTGCGCCACGCGGAGGATCGCGGCGTTCAGTTCGTCGGAGTTCAGCGGGACGACTTTGCTGTTGTCTTTCGGCAGGACGGCTTCGAAGTTGGGGAACTGTCCCGTGAGTTGGCGCGAGGTGAGCAGGCGCGAACCGATGCGGAAGAAGAGCGTCGAGTCGTCTTTGGCGAACTCGATGGTCTCGGCGTCGGTGGAATCGAGCAGGGATTTCAGTTCGTCCATCGCTTTTTTCGGGACCAGAGTTTTCAGTTCGCCGGAGACGCCTTCGAATTTTTCACCGGGGCGTTCACAGTGGGCGAGGCGATGTCCATCGGTGGCGACCATGGTGATGGACTCAGGCTTGATCAGCATTAGTGCGCCGTTGAGGGTGTAGCGCGATTCTTCGTTGGAGATGGCGAAGCCGGTGCGGGCGATCAGGCCGCGCAGAACCTGGGCGGGAATCGTGATGACACCTGCGGTCGGAAATGCCGGAAGGCTGGGGAAGTTCGACTTCGCCATGCCGACCATCTTCGTGTTGGACCGGCCGCAGCGAATGCTGACCCAGTGATTGTCGAGCAATTTAATGGTGATGTCGGCGTCGGGCAGGAGTTTCACGTAGTCGTGAAGTTTGCGGGCGGGGATGGTACAGGAGCCCTCTTTCTTGACTTTGGCGTTGCATGAGGTACGCAGGCTGAGATCGAGGTCGGTAGCAGTGAGCGACAGGCGGTCACCCGCGGCCTCGAACAAATAATTCGACAGAATGGGAATCGTGGTCTTGCGCTCGACCACACCTTGGGTGGCGGTTAGTTCGTGCAACAGTTCGAACTTGCTGACCGTAATCTCCATGGTTCCTGCGGCGGTTCCTGCGGCAACGGCGGCCTCGAGCGGCATAAATCCGTCTCCCCTTCAAAGGAAGCGAGCCTTGCGCGCGATTCTTGCGTCGCACAAAACACGACGCATTGCGCGGCTCACCCCAGATCCCTCGTCAGGCAAAATGCGCCCTCCTTGGGATGACAAATTTTGTGCTACTTCTCGTGCTCTACTTCTTTTACTAAGCTTATATCAAATACAAAACCTAATAAACCAGCAGTAGCAGTAGGGGCCTCGCAGAAGTGGAAAACCGGGGCAACTCGCCTGTTGTCACCGGGTTTGCGCCTAACCCTTGATGTTAGAAATCGGTCCCGAACTCTTCGGAGTTGCCAGCGTAACCTGGCCTGGGTTCCGATTTCCTGCCTGCCTTGCACAACTTCCACATCGCATTCACAGCCGCCGCGAAGGAAGACTGGATTGGTTCGTGGAAAACGTTGGCGAACCTGCGAATCATCCGCCTAATTGCTCGGTCAATTTATTGATCAGCCTGTTCAAATCTTTGTCGTTCTTACGAAGTTCTTCGATCTTCTCGACGGAATGCAGCACCGTGGTGTGATGCTTGCCACCGAACTGGCGGCCGATTTCCGGCAGCGATGCTTCGGTGAGATGTTTGGCCAGGTACATCGCAACCTGGCGTGGGTACACGATGGCGCGGGAATTGTTCTTGGCCTTGATTTCGACGAGCCGCAGTCCGAATTGTTCGGCAACCATTTTCTGAATGGACTCAATGGTGACCTTGCGGGCTTGGGAGTCGATGAAATTTTTCAGGACCAGTTGCGCGTAGGGCAGCGTGATCTCGGCGCCGATGAGCGACGAGTGGGCGACCAGGCGGATCAGCGCGCCTTCGAGCTCGCGGACGTTGGAGCGAATGTTCGAGGCGACGTAGAGCGCGACGTCGGTGGGCAGGGTGACTTTTTCCTGCTCCGCTTTTTTCTGCAAGATCGCGACTTTGGTTTCGAGATCGGGCGGCTGGATGTCGGCGATCAATCCCCACTCGAAGCGGCTGCGCAGACGGTCTTCGATTTCGGCGAGTTCCTTGGGTGAGCGATCGCTGGCGATGACGATCTGCTTCATCGACTCGTGCAGGGCATTGAAGGTGTGAAAGAACTCTTCCTGGGTGCGTTCTTTGCCGGTGAGGAATTGAATGTCGTCGATGAGCAGGACGTCGACGTTGCGGAATTTGTCGCGGAAGGTGGTCATCTTGTCGTAGCGCAGCGAGTTGATCATGTCGTTGGTGAACTTCTCGCTGGATACATAACAGATGGCGGCATGGGGCATGCGGCGCTTGATCTCGTGGCCGATGGCCTGCATCAGGTGGGTCTTGCCCATGCCGACTCCGCCGTAAAGGAAGAGAGGGTTGTAGGCTTTGGACGGGCGCTCGGCGACGGCCTGGCAGGCGGCATGGGCAAACTGATTGCCGCTGCCGATGACGAAGGCGTCGAAGGTGTAGCGCGGGTTGAGTTGGGCTGCGCCGTCCCAGTCGAAGCGGGATTGGGACGGACCCGCAGTGGTGGAGGCGGAAGAGAGGCCGCCGTCGTGGCGGACGGGAGTGGAAGCGGGATCGTCTTCAGGAGTGACGAACTTGACGTCATTGAAACCGAGGCCGAGGTTGTCGATGGCTTCCTGAATCAGGTCGGCATATTTGTCGCCGGCGTGGCGGAACTCGACGGTGGGAACGCGAACGAAGAGAATGCCTCCGCTGGCGTGGCTATAGCGGGTGGGCTTAAGCCAGGTGTCGTAGGAATGGCGGTTGATTTTCTTTTCCAGCGCATCGAGGATGCGCGCCCACGGATTGGGGGAGAGAGTTGTACTGGGAACTGACATATATGAAATGTTCACCGGGGCGCTCCGGCGGCTGGTGGAGAGCGCCTGTTAAAACTGCCGTTTCACGAAAGTCGCTGGATCATCAATGCTACTGCGGAAAGCGCCTGATTTACAGTGCGCCATTGGTCAAAATAAAAAGACATTTTCGAAAAGCAGGATCAGACGGCGATACTAGCACAAATTTTTTTGTTGTGTGGAAAACTTCGGCTGGAATTTTTCCGCGAACCCCTATTCAGAACCGGAAGGCGCGGTGCTGTCAAGTGCCGCGGAGGTAACTGCCGCAGAGACAGTGCAGGGCGGATGGTCCGTTGCGCGGCCAAACGGCGAATGGAAGGCTATTCGTAGGAATCTCGACCTCAGTGTAGCTTCCCGGTGCCGCTGCATTTACCGCGGTCAGAATGCGATCAAGATGTAACCGAACGCGAGACCACTTCGTAACGCCTGTCGAAACGACAAGCGCGATCTTTCGGCCTGAAGGATTTTGCCGATGACGAATTCGTCGATTTCTGCGAGATCCACTTCTGCCTAACTTTACTTATTTCGCGGGAGCGGATAGCAGGCCGAAGACGCCGACTCCGGTGGTGGTGCCGACGTAAACTTTGCCGTTGGCGATCATGGGGGTGATGTATTTGTTGCCGGCGCCGAATTGGTCGCGGCCACCGGAAGCCTGGTTGGTGTTGTAAAGCTCGACTAAAGTCTTGGCGTTGTAGGCGTGGAGGACGGCGGGGTTGACGTTTTCGGCGGCCCAGAGGATGGCGTTCTGGTTTCCGTTGGAAGTGATGGCGGGAGTTGCGCCGGGGTAGACGAAGGTGTTGGCGGTCTTGGCGACGGCGGCGGATTTCAATTTTGCATTGCTGAACTGGAAGGCCTGGATGGCTTCATTTTTCGGGCCGTAGTAGATCAGGTTGTTGAAGGCTGCCGGGGCGGACCAGACTCCTTCGCGGAGGGCGCTCTTGAGTTCCTGATAGATATGGTTGCTGGACGAGTTGAATTTGCCCATGTTGGTGCGATCGACGACATAGAGATTGCTGTCTTTGCCGGCCCCGACGGCGAGTTGCCAGATTTTTCCGGTGGAATCTTTTTGGCTGGTGAGCAGAGCTCCGCCGGAGCCAAGGTCGGTGTCGGTGCTGTTTTCGGAGGACTGGTTGTACATCTCGAAATAGTCGGCGACGGCGAGTCCACCGGTGGTGGTGAGGCGAAGAAAGGCATTGCCGTAGTCGCCCTGGTCAGGAAAGCCGGAAGAAGTCAGGGTGGTGTCGAAGACCCCGTTGGCGTCGAGCAGGATGATGTTGCCGGAGTTGTCGGCGGCCATGCCTGCGCCGGAGTTCCAGAGCGCGCCCTGGGAACCGTTGGGGGTGAGATTGAGGATGGTGGTTTGGGCGAGCGTGGTGGCGTTGTAGCCCATGATCCATCCGGTATAGGGGCGGAAGTCGCAGTGCGAGGCCCAGGCGAGATAGACGGTGTTGCCGACCATGAGCAGGGCGGCGCGCTCTTTGTATTGGGCGGGATCGAAGATGACGTATCCGCCGGAGCTGTTGTCGCCGGTACCGGGATACTGGCCGGAAATGTCGATGGGGCCGTTGAAACGTTCGGCGCCGGTGGCGGCATCGAGGGCGTGCAGGCGCTGGTGATAGTTGGCGGAGCTGTCCTTCGACATGGCGACGACGTAGATCACAGGGTCCCCGGTTTTCGGCCGGGCGATGACGGGGGTGGAGGTAATGCCAATTTCGGGTTCGACCTGGGGACAGTGGCGTTGGTCGGAAGTGGTCTCGCCGGACTTGAGAGTGGTGACCTGCCAGAGGTTCGCTCCGGTGTCGGCGTCATAGGCGTAGACGGAATCGTGCTCGGTGGCGACGATGAGGAGATTGTGAATTACGCCGGAGATCGAAACGTTGGAGAGGTAGAGCGGCTGGGCGTCGACGAGGCCGTCGGCGGGGACGACGAAAAGTTTGCCGAAGGTGGTGGAGTTCACGTTGGCGAGGGTCAGGATGGTCTCTTTGCTGTCGAAACCGGTGCGGGCGTTGTTGTTGTGCCAGGTGAGGAAGTCCTGGGCGTGGAGCGGGAGGGTGAGGACGCAAAGAATCGCAATTGACGATAGAATACGAGATACGGACGGCGCGGTGAACGGCATACGGTGGCCTCCTGCGGTGACGGGTGGGAGTAGTACGGGGGAACGAACGGATTCAGGATACCTGTTTCTGAGGGGAGTTTCCAGGGGATTTGTGGAGGGCGGCACGGATCTAAGGGTTCCGGGCGTCCGCATTCGTATATCCCACCCTAACCGCAAAGAACGCGGTTAGGATGGGCCACCCACGGGTTATTTTTCGGGCGGATTCCAAGTCAAAGTCCCCACTTCTCGTGCACAGAACGCGCGAGAAATGGGGCACCCGCTTCTTGGGAGTCAAACAAGTCCCGAGGTTTTTACTTCGCGGAGAGGAGGCCGAAGACGCCGACCCCATTTGTTGTTCCTACGTAGACTTTGCCGTTGGCGATCATGGGGGTGATGTATTTATTGCCGGCGCCGAAGTGGTCGCGGCTACCGGAAGCCTGATTGCTGTTGTAGAGCTCAACGAGAGTCTTGGCATTGTAGGCGTGGAGGACGGCTGGGTTCGTGTTCTCGGAGGCCCAGACGATAGCGTTGGCACCGGCGTTGGCGGAGATGCTGGGAGTGGCTCCGGGATAGCCGAAGGAGTTGGAGGTTTTCGCTACGGCGGCGGTGAGCAGTCTGGCATTCTTGAACTGAAATTTCAGGATGGGAGAGCCGACCGGGCCGTAATAGAGATTGTTGTCGTAGGCGGCGGGCATGGACCAGATTCCGCCGGGCAGTGCGCCGGCGAGTTCCTGATAAATGTTGTTGCTGGTGGAGCTGAATTTGCCCATGTTGGCGCGGTTGACGACATAGAGATTGCTGTCTTTGCCGGCGCCGACGGCCAGATCCCAAACCGTGCCGCTGGTGTCTTTTTGATTGGTCAAGAGAGTTCCGCCGGAGCCGAGGTCGGTGTCGCTGTTACTCTCCGAAACGCCGTTATCCATTTCGAAGTAGTCGGCGACGGCGAGTCCGCCTTTGGTGGTGAGGTGGATGAAGGCGTTGCCGAAGTCGCCTTCGTCGGGGAAACCGGAGGAAGTGAGAGTAGTGTCGAAGACTCCGTTGGCGTCGAGAAGGATGATGTTGCCAGAGCTGTCGGCGGCCATGCCGGCGCCGGAATTCCAGATCGCGCCTTCGTTGCCGTTGGGAGTCACGTTGAGGACTGTGGTCTGGGCGAGCGTGGTGCCGTTGTAGCCCATGATCCATCCGGTGTAGGGGCGGAAGTCGCAGTGCGAAGCCCAGGCGAGATAGATGGTGTTGCCGATGGCAAGAAGTCCGGCGCGCTCTTTATATTGCGCGGGATCGAAAATGACGAAGCCGCCGGAGCTGTTGTCGCCGGTGCCAGGATATTGAGCGGCGATGTCGACGGGGCCCTTGTGAAGCTCGGCGCCGGTGGTGGCGTCGAGGGCGTGGAGGCGCTGGTGGTAGTTGCCGGAAGTGTCTTTCGACATGGCGACGACGTAGATGACCGGGTTGCCGGTTTTCGGGCGAAGGATGACGGGAGTGGAGGTGATGCCGATTTCGGGGGAGACCTGGGAGCATCCGCGATTGTCGGAGGTGGTTTCGCCGGATTTGAGAGTGGTGATTTGCCAGAGGCTGGCGCCGGTATCGGCATCATAGGCGTAGACGGAGTCGTGTTCGGAGGCGACGATGAGGAGATTGTGGGTGACGCCGGCGATGGAGACGTTCGAGAGGTAAAGCGGCTCGGCATCGACGAGGCCGTCGGCGGCGGCGATGAAGAGTTTGCCGAAGGTGGCGGAGTTGACATTGGTCGGCGTGAGGATGGTCTCTTTGTTGTTGAGGCCGTTGCGGAGGTTATTGTCGTGGTAGGTGAGGACGTCTTGCGAAAGTGCGGGAAGGGTGAGGGCGCAGACGATGACGGAAAGTGGAAGAATGCGGGGGAGCGGCATGGAAACCTCCTGGGGATCGTGTGGATGGGAAACGGCTCGGTTAGATACCGGTTGGCGGAAAATAGTTTTCCAGAATTTTGTGGGGGATTCAAACTCGGAGGTACACGGAGATGACGGAACTGGGTAAAGGATTGATCGTGATGGGAGTGGTGTTGGTCGTGGCGGGGATTTTGCTGACGGTGCGGTCGCCGTTGGGGAGATTGCCGGGGGACATTGTGTATCGGGGGAAGAATACGACATTTTATTTTCCGTTGATGACGTCGGTAGTGGTGAGTGTGGTGTTGACGATTTTGTTGTGGGTGGTGGGGAGATGGAGGAGGTAGTGGGTCGAGGAAAAGATCTTGTCGCAAAGGACGCGAAGGAATTCGCGAAGGTCGCTAAGAAGATCTGGACTGCATCCGACTTTGGCTTCGGTGGGCACTCTCATTCGTGGGACTACGCGCTTCAAAACCACAACTCATCCGTCGACCGCACACTTCAGAGTCACAACTCATCCGTGGGACCGCACGATTCGAAACCACAATTTGACTTCGGGGCGGGCAGCCTTTAGATTTTTTCGGTGTCTTGTTCTTTGTAATTCTGTTCGGAACGCGCGTCTTTGCCGCTCGGTGAAGACAGGGAAGCGGGTGAGAATCCCGCGCTGCCGCGCAACTGTAAGCGAGGAAAGTGCCGTCGCCCACTGGAAGTGATTCCGGGAAGGGCGAGGGCGTCAGTGGGTGCAGAGGCATCCTTACTCGCGAAGCCAGGAGACCGGCGCGATCCGTTTACTCAACCCCTTTCGCGAGTGAAGGAGGAAGTATGCGCGTGTCTGCTGGCGTTTTTCTGGTGGTTCTTTCTTTCTGGTTGGCTTTTTCTTTGGGTTTCCCCTACGCTGCGGCTGCGGCCGATTCCAATGCCGATGTGAAGGTGAAGGTTGTGGATCCGCGGGGGGCGGCGGTGGCAGGGGCTCAGGTGTCGCTGCTGGGTGGAGGGCGAGTTCTGAAGACGCAGACTACAGGGGGAGAAGGGATCGCGTCGTTCGGCGCGGCGTTTGGCCAACGGTATGAGGTGCAGGTGCTGGCACCGGGGTTTGCGGCGGAGACGGTCGAGATTGGTTCTGCGGCGGACATTACGGTGACGCTGCGACTGGCGACGGCTGCGGAGACGGTGGTGGTGAGTGCGACGCGGAATCCGGTGGCGGGCGAAGCGGCTGGGGCGGACGTTGCGACGCTGAATGGCGCACAGTTAACGACGATGCAGCCGCTGGCGGCGAACGATGCGCTGCGCTTTCTGCCGGGGGCAGTGGTGAATACGGCGGGGCAGCGCGGAGGATTGTCGTCGTTGTTCGTGCGCGGCGGCGAGTCGAATTACAACAAGGTAATTGTCGATGGCGTCACGGTGAATGAGCCGGGAGGGACGTTTGATTTTGGAACGCTGTCGCTGGCGCAGGGCGATCGGATGGAATTCGTACGGGGGGCGCAGAGTACGTTATACGGATCGGATGCGATGACCAGCGTTGTGCAGGTGTGGACGCGGGCGGGGAGCACGCGGGTTCCGGAATTTCGGTTGGGCGCAGATGGCGGAAATTTAAGCAGCTCGCATGGATATGCATCGTTGGCGGGGGCGCGCGGGCCCTTCGACTACAACTTTTTCGGGGATCAGTTTAATACCGGGGGATCGGGCGTGAATGACGCATATTCCGATTCGCTGGAGGGCGCGAATGTGGGCGTGGCGCTGGGGGACAAGGCGGCACTGCGGGTGAGGGTGCGGCACTCGAATACGCATACGGGGCTGCCGGGGGAGTGGAGCTTTAATGGGTATGATCCGCTGGTGCCGGCGAACGGGCCGACTGCGCCCCTGGTGCCGTTGCAGCCGAATCCGAGCGACTGGTCGCAGCTGAATAATTTGCTGGGCAGTGTGGAACTGACGGTGGCTGCGCCGAGTGGATGGCAACACCGGTTCACTGGCTTCGATTATGTGTATCGCTATTACGAATTGAATCCGGGCGATGCGGCGCGGGTGGATCCGTACGGGGATCCGATTGATTTTGCGGCGCAGACGATTGATCACATCAACCGCGGCGGATTTGAGTATCAGGGGGATTACTCGGAGCGGACGTGGGCGCATATGACGTTTGGATATCGCGTCGAAAATGAGAATGGGTTTGTGGGAGATGTGATCTACGGGCCGCAAAATCATGGGCAGCGCCTGAATAACGACGTGTACGCGCAACAGCAGTTAACGCTGGGGCGATTGACGGTGATTGCGGGCGGGCGGCTGGCGCATAGCAGCGCATTTGGCAATACGGGATTGCCGCGCGTTGCGCTCATGTGGCAGGCGCTGCGCGGGGGAGACATTTTTTCCGGGACGCGATTGCGATTTTCTTATGCGACCGGATTCAAAGAGCCGCGGCTTGAAGAGACGTTTAATGGAATTCCGCCCGATCCTTATGACATTCCGAATACGGGACTGAAGCCGGAGCGGTCGCGGTCGTTTGAAGCGGGCATTCAGCAGAATTTTTACCAAGGGAAATTTGTTTTGAATGGAACGTATTTTAATAATTTGTTTCACGACCAGATCAATTATGTGGAGATCGATCCGCATAATTTTGTGGGGCAGTATGTGAATGTGAATGAGTCGTTCGCGCAGGGAGCGGAGGCGGAGGTGCAGGCGAAGCTGCGGTCGCGGCTGCTGCTGAGCGGAGCGTATACGTATACGTCGACGCAGATTTTGGATAATCCTGCGCCGATTAATTCTTTGTATGACGTAGGCATGCCGCTGCTGCGGCGGCCGAAGCACTCGGCGACTTTGCTGCTGTCGTATTTGGGATCGCGGTGGGGCGGGAATGTGGGCGGGAGTTTTGTGGGGCGGCGTCCGGACTCGGATTTTTATGGGTTTGGGATCGATCATGCGGCGGGGTATGTGCGGGCGGATCTGGGTGGATGGTACGCGCTCTGGCCGCGGGTGACAGTGTATGCGAATGTCGAGAACGCGCTGGACCGACGGTATAACGAGGTGGTCGGGTATCCGGCGCTACCGGTGAATTTTCGGGCGGGAGTGCGGTTTAGGGTCGGAGGGGAATAGGCAGCGACAGCTGGACAGTTAATCGGAGCTAGAAATCCCCACTTCTCGCGCAAAGAGTGCGCGAGAAATGGGGCACCCGGATGCGTTCATCGAACATGTCGGCGACGCCGCATTCATTGATTCCATACTGAATCTTTAACCTACTGGTTCATGCCGGCGTGACGGGATGCGTCTTGCATCATCTCTAGTCTTCGTTTTTGTTGATCGAGCATTTCGCGCATCATTCCTAGACGCTCCGACTGAACTGCCTGATAGCGATTCACCGGTGTTTCGTACTGGGCGGTGCCGACCGAGGCGCGAGTAGAGGAGTTCACGCGGTCGATGCGCGCCTGGAGGTCGGCGATCCGATTTTCCTGGTCGTGAATGCGCTCTCTCCATTGCTGACCTGCGCGCTGGTCGATCGGAAATCGGTTGCTGGGGCGCTGCTCGGGATCATGGTTCGTGCGATTCACTCCGGACACGGTGGTCATGGGATCTGAAGCGTTGGATTGGGGGATTCCAGGCGTAGGCGCGGGCAGGTCCTGATTGCTAATCACCCTGGGCCTGGTCCCGGACGCTTCCTGAGCCTGTTGTTTGGCCTGGTTCGCGCGCGCGGCGTCGGCCAGCGACTGTCCTGAGGACTGCGCAAAAGCGACGGCGCTCAGCAGTACAGCGATGATGATGCTTTCCGGCAACATTCGATGCATAAGCCCTCCTGCGGTTGCATTCCGGTCTCTATAAGGAGAACTCAGGGGGAGGCACTCTGTCGTGTCTCAAAGGTGCAATTCACGGCAAGCCAAAGGCATCACCGCGAGGTGACCAAAGGGACACCTGCGCATGCGAATTTCCCGATGGTTCAGCCGACTTTTTGCGGGGAGCGGGGAAACGGCATGGCGGCGGCTATTTTGGCGCCGAAGTATTTGGTGCGGGCGAGGAGGAGTTTTTCGATGTCGACTTCTTTTAATGGCTGCTGGCGGCCGAGCAGGTGCGTCACCAGGGCGATCTGGGCGAAGTGCTCGACGGTTTCCATCTTCATGTAGGCGTGTTCGAGAGTGTCGCCATAGGAGACTACGCCGTGGTTCGACATGAGGATGGCGTCATAGCTGGGGACGTAGGGCTCGAGGGTGTCGGCGAGTTCGGAGGTGCCGGGGGTGCCGTAGCGAGCGAGAGGGATGCATCCCAGGCCCATGACGACTTCGCAGACTAACGGCTCGGTGAGCGGGACGCCGGCGGCGGCGAAGCCGGTGGCGGTGGGCGGATGAGCGTGGCAGATGGCCTTTACATCTGGGCGCATGCGATAGATGAGCAGATGCATGCCGATTTCGCTGGTGACACTGCGACGTCCGGCGACCTTGCGGCCATCGAGATTAACAATGACCATGTCGGAGGCGGCCATGGCGCCCTTGCTGACGCCGGTGGGAGTGACCAGGATGCGATCCTGGTCGAGGCGGATGGAGAGGTTGCCGTCGCAGGCAGCTACGAATCCCCGGTCGTGCAACATGC
The Candidatus Sulfotelmatobacter sp. DNA segment above includes these coding regions:
- a CDS encoding DUF2905 domain-containing protein; protein product: MTELGKGLIVMGVVLVVAGILLTVRSPLGRLPGDIVYRGKNTTFYFPLMTSVVVSVVLTILLWVVGRWRR
- a CDS encoding pyrrolo-quinoline quinone codes for the protein MPFTAPSVSRILSSIAILCVLTLPLHAQDFLTWHNNNARTGFDSKETILTLANVNSTTFGKLFVVPADGLVDAQPLYLSNVSISGVIHNLLIVATEHDSVYAYDADTGANLWQVTTLKSGETTSDQRHCPQVEPEIGITSTPVIARPKTGDPVIYVVAMSKDSSANYHQRLHALDAATGAERFNGPIDISGQYPGTGDNSSGGYVIFDPAQYKERAALLMVGNTVYLAWASHCDFRPYTGWIMGYNATTLAQTTILNLTPNGSQGALWNSGAGMAADNSGNIILLDANGVFDTTLTSSGFPDQGDYGNAFLRLTTTGGLAVADYFEMYNQSSENSTDTDLGSGGALLTSQKDSTGKIWQLAVGAGKDSNLYVVDRTNMGKFNSSSNHIYQELKSALREGVWSAPAAFNNLIYYGPKNEAIQAFQFSNAKLKSAAVAKTANTFVYPGATPAITSNGNQNAILWAAENVNPAVLHAYNAKTLVELYNTNQASGGRDQFGAGNKYITPMIANGKVYVGTTTGVGVFGLLSAPAK
- a CDS encoding TonB-dependent receptor; the protein is MRVSAGVFLVVLSFWLAFSLGFPYAAAAADSNADVKVKVVDPRGAAVAGAQVSLLGGGRVLKTQTTGGEGIASFGAAFGQRYEVQVLAPGFAAETVEIGSAADITVTLRLATAAETVVVSATRNPVAGEAAGADVATLNGAQLTTMQPLAANDALRFLPGAVVNTAGQRGGLSSLFVRGGESNYNKVIVDGVTVNEPGGTFDFGTLSLAQGDRMEFVRGAQSTLYGSDAMTSVVQVWTRAGSTRVPEFRLGADGGNLSSSHGYASLAGARGPFDYNFFGDQFNTGGSGVNDAYSDSLEGANVGVALGDKAALRVRVRHSNTHTGLPGEWSFNGYDPLVPANGPTAPLVPLQPNPSDWSQLNNLLGSVELTVAAPSGWQHRFTGFDYVYRYYELNPGDAARVDPYGDPIDFAAQTIDHINRGGFEYQGDYSERTWAHMTFGYRVENENGFVGDVIYGPQNHGQRLNNDVYAQQQLTLGRLTVIAGGRLAHSSAFGNTGLPRVALMWQALRGGDIFSGTRLRFSYATGFKEPRLEETFNGIPPDPYDIPNTGLKPERSRSFEAGIQQNFYQGKFVLNGTYFNNLFHDQINYVEIDPHNFVGQYVNVNESFAQGAEAEVQAKLRSRLLLSGAYTYTSTQILDNPAPINSLYDVGMPLLRRPKHSATLLLSYLGSRWGGNVGGSFVGRRPDSDFYGFGIDHAAGYVRADLGGWYALWPRVTVYANVENALDRRYNEVVGYPALPVNFRAGVRFRVGGE
- the dnaA gene encoding chromosomal replication initiator protein DnaA, producing the protein MSVPSTTLSPNPWARILDALEKKINRHSYDTWLKPTRYSHASGGILFVRVPTVEFRHAGDKYADLIQEAIDNLGLGFNDVKFVTPEDDPASTPVRHDGGLSSASTTAGPSQSRFDWDGAAQLNPRYTFDAFVIGSGNQFAHAACQAVAERPSKAYNPLFLYGGVGMGKTHLMQAIGHEIKRRMPHAAICYVSSEKFTNDMINSLRYDKMTTFRDKFRNVDVLLIDDIQFLTGKERTQEEFFHTFNALHESMKQIVIASDRSPKELAEIEDRLRSRFEWGLIADIQPPDLETKVAILQKKAEQEKVTLPTDVALYVASNIRSNVRELEGALIRLVAHSSLIGAEITLPYAQLVLKNFIDSQARKVTIESIQKMVAEQFGLRLVEIKAKNNSRAIVYPRQVAMYLAKHLTEASLPEIGRQFGGKHHTTVLHSVEKIEELRKNDKDLNRLINKLTEQLGG
- a CDS encoding class II aldolase/adducin family protein; protein product: MATERTHREEIVHYGRMLHDRGFVAACDGNLSIRLDQDRILVTPTGVSKGAMAASDMVIVNLDGRKVAGRRSVTSEIGMHLLIYRMRPDVKAICHAHPPTATGFAAAGVPLTEPLVCEVVMGLGCIPLARYGTPGTSELADTLEPYVPSYDAILMSNHGVVSYGDTLEHAYMKMETVEHFAQIALVTHLLGRQQPLKEVDIEKLLLARTKYFGAKIAAAMPFPRSPQKVG
- a CDS encoding pyrrolo-quinoline quinone, whose amino-acid sequence is MPLPRILPLSVIVCALTLPALSQDVLTYHDNNLRNGLNNKETILTPTNVNSATFGKLFIAAADGLVDAEPLYLSNVSIAGVTHNLLIVASEHDSVYAYDADTGASLWQITTLKSGETTSDNRGCSQVSPEIGITSTPVILRPKTGNPVIYVVAMSKDTSGNYHQRLHALDATTGAELHKGPVDIAAQYPGTGDNSSGGFVIFDPAQYKERAGLLAIGNTIYLAWASHCDFRPYTGWIMGYNGTTLAQTTVLNVTPNGNEGAIWNSGAGMAADSSGNIILLDANGVFDTTLTSSGFPDEGDFGNAFIHLTTKGGLAVADYFEMDNGVSESNSDTDLGSGGTLLTNQKDTSGTVWDLAVGAGKDSNLYVVNRANMGKFSSTSNNIYQELAGALPGGIWSMPAAYDNNLYYGPVGSPILKFQFKNARLLTAAVAKTSNSFGYPGATPSISANAGANAIVWASENTNPAVLHAYNAKTLVELYNSNQASGSRDHFGAGNKYITPMIANGKVYVGTTNGVGVFGLLSAK
- the dnaN gene encoding DNA polymerase III subunit beta, giving the protein MPLEAAVAAGTAAGTMEITVSKFELLHELTATQGVVERKTTIPILSNYLFEAAGDRLSLTATDLDLSLRTSCNAKVKKEGSCTIPARKLHDYVKLLPDADITIKLLDNHWVSIRCGRSNTKMVGMAKSNFPSLPAFPTAGVITIPAQVLRGLIARTGFAISNEESRYTLNGALMLIKPESITMVATDGHRLAHCERPGEKFEGVSGELKTLVPKKAMDELKSLLDSTDAETIEFAKDDSTLFFRIGSRLLTSRQLTGQFPNFEAVLPKDNSKVVPLNSDELNAAILRVAQFADERSRAVRLKLEKGELKLSASSTETGESEDSIEAPYTGDPLTIGFNAQYLIDFLKAAGTSEVRLELKDAQSAGQFRPAEGDDYKYRYIVMPMRI